Proteins encoded by one window of Clostridium bornimense:
- a CDS encoding UvrD-helicase domain-containing protein — protein MRLNIEQQKLVNSKNVGHQVIRGIAGSGKTTVGVCRASYLLDNVCDKDDMILFLTYNNSLKTYIKYLYKKTKDELKENQNISFFDNNSDKNIKVSTIDSIMYGYFKAYCNENGKDLILEMQIKPAIMKQGIYNVRKTFGESSILNENNIKFLRDEIAWIKACRYITLEKYQNCFRTGRSIGNNDGPSRLNRNSKSREAIFRLMEEVDKLLMKENKVDIFTANIIALDQIQRYKNHKRYKHIIIDEAQDLTKVQLDFINILRSDKEDSSILFLADVAQSIYPQAWLVKERSFKTIGYDMTGKGSRLSKNYRTTTEIAEAAYSLLSKDINIVEDENFVKPSLLDKRGEYPIYTHFNNEE, from the coding sequence ATGAGATTAAATATAGAACAGCAAAAATTGGTAAATAGCAAAAATGTAGGACATCAAGTTATACGTGGAATTGCTGGATCAGGTAAGACAACAGTAGGTGTATGTAGAGCATCATATCTTCTTGATAACGTTTGCGATAAAGATGATATGATTTTATTTCTTACGTATAATAATTCATTAAAAACATACATAAAGTATTTGTACAAAAAAACTAAAGATGAACTTAAGGAAAATCAGAATATAAGTTTTTTTGATAATAATAGTGATAAGAACATAAAGGTATCTACCATAGATTCTATTATGTATGGATATTTTAAAGCATATTGTAATGAAAACGGTAAAGATTTGATTTTGGAAATGCAAATAAAGCCGGCTATTATGAAGCAAGGGATTTATAATGTAAGAAAAACTTTTGGAGAATCATCTATATTAAATGAAAATAATATTAAGTTTTTAAGAGATGAAATTGCTTGGATTAAGGCATGTAGGTATATTACGTTGGAAAAATATCAAAATTGCTTTAGAACTGGAAGATCAATAGGTAATAATGATGGACCTAGTAGATTGAATAGAAATTCTAAAAGTAGGGAAGCAATTTTTAGACTTATGGAAGAAGTTGATAAATTGCTTATGAAAGAAAATAAGGTAGATATATTTACAGCTAATATTATTGCACTAGATCAGATACAAAGGTATAAAAATCATAAAAGATATAAGCATATTATAATTGATGAAGCTCAAGATTTAACAAAGGTACAGCTTGATTTTATAAATATATTAAGAAGTGATAAGGAAGATAGTTCTATATTATTTTTAGCTGATGTAGCTCAAAGTATATATCCACAAGCATGGTTAGTAAAAGAAAGATCTTTTAAAACTATAGGATATGATATGACGGGGAAAGGGTCTAGGTTATCTAAAAATTATAGAACTACTACAGAGATAGCAGAGGCTGCATATAGTCTTTTATCAAAAGATATTAATATAGTTGAAGATGAAAACTTTGTAAAACCATCATTATTAGATAAGAGGGGAGAATATCCTATATATACTCATTTTAATAATGAAGAATAA
- a CDS encoding type I restriction enzyme HsdR N-terminal domain-containing protein: MFKKDIDFEQEKIKLVTMHSVKGLEFKVVILIDLNSNLMPYPVKETNEEDRLLEETRDRKLMYVGMTRAEEKLFLCSHGEPSKFINDIDKNLLLLKSESRINTYYNVEYSEYLFTNEIKQKEEEEESVRQWMIKELINNYGYPKELLKVEYPFKNFSRDGKADIVVLNGKTKEPYIMVETKSRKEDISNAVNQLKSYMNVSKTPFGVATNGKDIVFLNRDFNEIKDIPVCNAMILSSSVEEYRYIDTSTKQEKYFKRDLDNINEIIYDEDVIKDNMMKIPVYADIAAGIPIEIVDELRGSFTLPSEWVKNKKDLFILKVKGDSMINANIDNGNLVVLQSASTADPMDIVAVYYNGTTTLKKFMPMGSTVLLISENPNYEPINISEGDFRIMGKLVGILKS, from the coding sequence GTGTTTAAAAAAGATATAGATTTTGAACAGGAAAAGATAAAGCTTGTAACTATGCATTCTGTTAAAGGATTAGAGTTTAAAGTAGTAATATTAATAGATTTAAATAGCAATCTCATGCCATATCCAGTTAAGGAAACTAATGAGGAAGATAGATTGCTAGAAGAAACTAGAGATAGAAAACTTATGTATGTAGGAATGACTAGAGCAGAAGAAAAATTATTCCTTTGTTCTCATGGAGAGCCATCTAAGTTTATTAATGATATAGATAAAAATTTACTATTGCTTAAAAGCGAAAGTAGGATAAACACTTATTACAATGTTGAATATAGTGAATATTTATTTACAAATGAAATAAAACAAAAAGAAGAAGAAGAGGAATCAGTAAGACAATGGATGATAAAAGAGTTAATTAATAATTATGGATATCCGAAAGAATTATTGAAAGTAGAATATCCATTTAAGAATTTTTCGAGAGATGGAAAAGCAGACATCGTAGTATTAAACGGTAAAACAAAAGAACCATATATAATGGTAGAAACAAAAAGTAGAAAAGAAGATATATCTAACGCAGTAAATCAATTAAAGTCATATATGAATGTATCTAAAACTCCATTTGGTGTTGCTACTAATGGAAAAGATATAGTTTTTCTAAATAGAGATTTTAATGAAATAAAAGATATTCCTGTATGTAATGCAATGATATTATCTAGCTCAGTAGAAGAATATAGATATATTGACACATCAACTAAACAAGAAAAGTACTTTAAAAGAGACTTAGACAATATAAATGAAATTATATACGATGAAGATGTAATAAAAGATAATATGATGAAAATACCAGTGTATGCAGATATAGCAGCAGGAATCCCTATAGAAATAGTAGATGAATTAAGAGGATCCTTTACACTTCCAAGTGAATGGGTTAAAAATAAAAAGGATTTATTCATCTTAAAGGTAAAAGGGGACAGCATGATAAATGCCAATATAGATAATGGTAATTTAGTAGTACTACAAAGTGCTAGTACAGCAGATCCAATGGATATAGTAGCGGTATATTATAATGGGACAACCACCCTTAAAAAGTTTATGCCAATGGGAAGTACCGTACTTCTAATAAGTGAAAATCCTAACTATGAGCCAATTAATATATCAGAAGGTGACTTTAGGATAATGGGGAAATTGGTTGGGATATTGAAAAGTTAA
- the dcm gene encoding DNA (cytosine-5-)-methyltransferase — MEKTVCELFAGVGGFRLGLEKASKEWNTVWANQWEPGKKLQHAFNCYCSHFGNTTNHVNVDISLINKEEIPEHNLLVGGFPCQDYSVARTGAQGINGVKGVLWWQIRDVLEKKSPKFVLLENVDRLLKSPAKQRGRDFAVMLGCFNDLGYSVEWRVINAAEYGFAQRRRRIFIFAYRNDTQYYKVMKNKSNKDIINHKGFFATTFPIEECDNVNVKDFIYEDIYDISDNFNYEFCNSGLMINGEISTVKTIPKYEEPITIREIVEENVDDRYYLGEQLEKWKYLKGAKKIERTSKTGHSYVFSEGPIAFPDSIDKPARTMLTSESSVNRSTHVIEDPQTKRLRLLTPMEAERIQGFDDNWTNTGMPEKFRYFCMGNALVVGVVTRMGLTLNKIFDGEI, encoded by the coding sequence ATAGAGAAAACAGTATGTGAGCTTTTTGCTGGAGTCGGTGGTTTTAGACTAGGGTTAGAAAAAGCATCAAAAGAATGGAATACAGTTTGGGCAAATCAATGGGAACCAGGGAAAAAGTTGCAACATGCATTTAATTGTTACTGTTCTCATTTTGGAAATACAACTAATCATGTAAATGTTGATATATCGCTTATTAATAAAGAAGAGATTCCAGAACATAATTTGCTTGTAGGGGGATTTCCTTGCCAAGATTATTCAGTAGCTAGAACAGGAGCTCAAGGGATAAATGGTGTTAAAGGAGTTCTATGGTGGCAAATAAGAGACGTATTGGAGAAAAAATCACCGAAGTTTGTTTTATTAGAAAATGTGGATAGGTTATTAAAATCACCTGCTAAACAAAGAGGTAGAGATTTTGCAGTAATGTTAGGATGTTTTAATGACTTAGGTTATAGTGTTGAATGGAGAGTCATAAATGCTGCAGAATATGGATTTGCACAAAGAAGAAGAAGGATTTTTATTTTTGCATATAGAAATGATACTCAGTATTATAAAGTTATGAAAAATAAATCTAATAAGGATATTATAAATCATAAAGGTTTTTTTGCTACTACATTTCCTATAGAAGAATGTGATAATGTTAATGTTAAGGATTTTATTTATGAAGATATATATGATATATCTGATAATTTCAATTATGAATTTTGTAATTCAGGTTTGATGATAAATGGAGAGATTTCTACAGTTAAAACTATTCCTAAATATGAAGAACCTATTACTATTAGAGAAATAGTTGAAGAGAATGTAGATGATAGATACTATCTTGGTGAGCAACTTGAAAAGTGGAAATATTTAAAGGGAGCTAAAAAGATTGAACGAACTAGTAAAACTGGTCACTCATATGTATTTTCAGAAGGACCAATAGCATTCCCTGATTCTATTGATAAACCTGCAAGAACAATGTTAACTAGCGAATCAAGTGTAAATCGAAGTACACATGTTATAGAAGATCCACAAACAAAAAGATTAAGATTATTGACTCCAATGGAAGCAGAAAGAATACAAGGATTTGATGATAATTGGACTAATACTGGTATGCCTGAAAAGTTTAGATATTTTTGTATGGGTAACGCATTAGTTGTTGGAGTAGTGACAAGAATGGGACTTACATTAAATAAAATTTTTGATGGTGAAATATAG
- a CDS encoding Sau3AI family type II restriction endonuclease: MYLPYNETDAKSIENYAQNLIGKSFSEILGEYNNNLNRIYEDTSNYGSTHENKKRKGGLGELIEECFFQYKCNNDSNPDFDKAGVELKVTPYKINKNKSLSAKERLILTMIDYCEVINEDFYESHLWKKSNLILLVYYLYSKEIPNRLDYRINYAKLFTPPKQDLEIIKNDYNIIVNKIRNGKAHELSEGDTMYLGAATKAATSANSRKQPFSDIPAKPRAFSFKVSYMTHILNTYIVPNKTTYEPIIKNVDELKNKTFEEYIINKINIHIGKSDKELCELFNREYNNNKSQWCDLSYRMLGIKSNKAEEFIKANVVVKAIRIENNNSIKESMSFPAFKFKDIINEEWEESSLFNYFDKTKFLFVVFKKNNDIYELKGCQFWNMPYNDLNTIVFDGWNKVRETIINGVILTIKETKSKKIVLNNFPKKEDNPIVHIRPHTQRSAYLFNDGVIIGDIHKDANELPDGRYMTTQSFWINNTYILSQLNKSLLK, translated from the coding sequence ATGTACTTACCATATAATGAAACTGATGCCAAAAGTATTGAAAATTATGCGCAAAATCTTATTGGAAAAAGCTTTTCTGAGATTTTAGGTGAATATAATAATAATCTAAACCGTATATATGAAGATACTAGTAATTATGGTTCAACTCATGAAAATAAGAAACGAAAAGGTGGATTAGGTGAATTAATAGAAGAATGCTTTTTTCAATATAAATGCAATAATGATTCAAATCCTGATTTTGATAAAGCTGGTGTTGAGTTAAAAGTAACACCATATAAAATTAATAAAAATAAAAGTCTTTCTGCAAAAGAACGTTTAATTTTAACTATGATTGACTATTGTGAAGTTATTAATGAAGATTTTTATGAAAGCCATCTTTGGAAAAAATCAAATCTTATTCTGCTAGTATATTATTTATACTCAAAAGAAATACCTAATAGGTTAGATTACAGAATCAACTATGCTAAGCTATTTACCCCACCTAAACAGGATTTAGAAATAATTAAAAATGATTATAATATAATAGTTAACAAGATTAGAAATGGAAAAGCTCATGAACTCTCTGAAGGAGATACAATGTATCTTGGAGCAGCAACAAAAGCAGCTACGTCAGCAAATAGTAGGAAACAACCTTTTTCTGATATTCCAGCAAAGCCAAGGGCATTTTCATTTAAAGTTTCTTATATGACACATATTTTAAATACGTATATTGTTCCAAACAAAACAACATATGAACCAATAATTAAAAATGTTGATGAATTAAAAAATAAAACTTTTGAAGAATATATAATTAATAAAATAAATATTCATATTGGAAAATCTGATAAAGAATTATGTGAATTATTCAATAGGGAATATAATAATAATAAATCTCAATGGTGTGATCTTTCATACAGAATGTTAGGAATAAAATCAAATAAAGCAGAAGAATTTATAAAAGCAAATGTTGTTGTTAAAGCTATTCGCATAGAAAATAACAACTCTATAAAAGAAAGTATGTCTTTTCCGGCATTCAAATTTAAAGATATAATTAATGAAGAGTGGGAAGAATCTTCTTTATTTAATTATTTTGATAAGACAAAATTTTTATTTGTAGTATTTAAAAAGAATAATGATATATACGAGTTAAAAGGCTGTCAATTCTGGAACATGCCTTATAACGACCTAAATACCATTGTTTTTGATGGCTGGAATAAAGTTCGTGAAACTATAATCAACGGAGTTATACTTACTATAAAGGAAACTAAATCAAAAAAAATAGTACTTAATAATTTTCCTAAAAAAGAGGACAATCCTATTGTTCATATAAGACCACACACTCAAAGAAGCGCCTATCTCTTTAATGATGGAGTTATTATTGGTGATATCCATAAAGATGCAAACGAACTTCCTGATGGTAGATATATGACAACACAAAGTTTCTGGATAAATAATACATATATTCTAAGTCAATTAAATAAATCACTTTTAAAATAA
- a CDS encoding DEAD/DEAH box helicase family protein has translation MGNVDAKNIIASEVAIDNIKFKDINNNCITGETNHLLPKLRQAFKKATEVKIIVAFLKDTGVKLLEDDIRELVDRGVNIKILTGNYLNITEPKALTSLKYNFGDKIDLRFYNVKNKSFHPKAYIFKNSEGGEIYLGSSNMSRAALTDAIEWNYRIDKSTSPEDFDYLERTFDDLFLNHSTIIGRKELNEYAKTWRKRRIVVDDVEEDTNVIDLYTPTDTQLQCLYNLKATREEGFDRALVVAATGVGKTYLAAFDSKEYKKVLFVAHREEILKQAYKSFRNVRGETSTYGYFYGNTKDKDNDVVFALVQTLGKKEYLNDKYFNKDDFDYIIIDEFHHATASNYKKIIDYFKPKFLFGITATPERMDNKDVFAICDYNVAYEIRLKEAIEKDILCPYRYYGIYDNTVDYDSIDYSRGKYNETQLEKALSKKERADLVYNHYRKFDSKRALGFCTSKTHAEYMAEYFADQGVKAVAVYSGGKYNRNEAIEKLASGEISVIFSIDMFNEGLDIPSIDMVMFLRPTESSTVFLQQLGRGLRKSKDKKYLNVLDFIGKYKKVNLVPLLLKGEDGKRSSGNRFVNPQVDDYPDGCLVDFDFKLIDIFKEEYSRSRNIKTWIRDEFLRVKEELGHTPNRKEFFLQMEDDLYINLKAKSKENIFKDYISFLSEMGEESPLLDTVAHRFLVQIETTAMSKTYKMPLLLAFYNDGNMIMKLDKSDIAKSFRNFYSYGSNGIDMKKHKSTEDYKLWNYDKYYKLAKDNPINALCKTHGEFFTFENDKFYLSKSLESYINNEEFLGHFKDIIDFRTVEYYKMRFDNEA, from the coding sequence ATGGGAAATGTTGATGCCAAGAATATTATAGCTAGCGAAGTAGCTATAGATAACATTAAATTTAAAGACATAAATAACAATTGCATCACAGGAGAAACTAATCATCTATTACCAAAACTTAGACAAGCCTTTAAAAAAGCTACAGAAGTTAAAATAATCGTAGCATTTTTAAAAGATACCGGTGTTAAGTTATTAGAAGATGATATTAGAGAATTAGTTGATAGGGGAGTTAATATAAAAATATTAACAGGTAATTATCTTAATATAACAGAGCCTAAAGCTCTTACATCATTAAAATATAACTTTGGAGATAAGATAGATTTGCGATTTTATAATGTTAAGAATAAATCATTTCATCCGAAGGCTTATATTTTCAAAAATAGTGAAGGTGGAGAAATTTATTTAGGATCATCTAATATGTCTAGAGCGGCACTTACTGATGCTATTGAATGGAATTACAGGATTGATAAAAGTACGTCACCAGAAGATTTTGATTATTTAGAAAGAACTTTTGATGATTTGTTTTTAAATCACTCTACTATAATAGGAAGAAAAGAGCTTAATGAATATGCAAAAACTTGGAGAAAGAGACGTATTGTTGTTGATGATGTTGAGGAAGATACTAATGTTATAGATTTATACACACCTACTGACACACAGCTACAATGCTTATACAATTTAAAAGCCACAAGGGAAGAAGGTTTTGATAGAGCATTAGTAGTTGCTGCAACTGGTGTTGGTAAAACATATCTTGCAGCTTTTGACTCAAAAGAATATAAGAAAGTACTTTTTGTAGCACATAGAGAAGAAATATTAAAACAAGCATATAAAAGTTTCAGAAATGTAAGAGGCGAAACCTCTACCTATGGATACTTTTATGGTAATACAAAAGATAAGGACAACGATGTAGTTTTTGCATTAGTACAAACTTTAGGTAAAAAAGAATATTTAAATGATAAGTATTTTAATAAAGATGATTTTGATTATATTATCATAGATGAATTTCATCATGCTACTGCTAGTAATTATAAAAAGATAATAGATTATTTTAAACCTAAATTTTTATTTGGAATAACGGCAACACCAGAAAGAATGGATAACAAAGATGTTTTTGCAATTTGTGATTATAATGTTGCTTATGAAATTAGATTAAAAGAGGCTATAGAAAAAGATATCCTTTGTCCATATAGATATTATGGTATTTACGATAATACAGTAGATTATGACAGTATTGATTATTCAAGAGGAAAATATAATGAAACACAACTAGAAAAAGCATTAAGTAAAAAGGAAAGAGCGGATTTAGTTTATAATCATTATAGAAAATTTGATAGTAAAAGAGCATTAGGATTCTGTACATCAAAAACTCATGCAGAATATATGGCAGAGTATTTTGCAGATCAAGGAGTTAAAGCTGTAGCTGTTTATAGTGGTGGAAAATATAATAGGAACGAAGCTATAGAAAAATTAGCATCAGGAGAAATCTCAGTAATATTTTCTATCGATATGTTTAATGAAGGATTAGATATACCATCAATAGATATGGTAATGTTTTTAAGACCTACAGAATCATCAACAGTATTTTTGCAACAATTAGGAAGAGGTCTTAGAAAATCAAAAGATAAAAAATATCTCAATGTACTAGATTTTATAGGCAAATATAAAAAAGTTAATTTAGTGCCGTTATTATTAAAAGGCGAAGACGGAAAAAGAAGTAGTGGAAATAGATTTGTAAATCCTCAAGTGGATGATTATCCCGACGGGTGCTTAGTAGATTTCGACTTTAAACTTATAGATATTTTTAAAGAAGAATACAGCAGATCAAGAAATATTAAAACATGGATAAGAGATGAATTCTTAAGAGTAAAAGAAGAATTAGGACATACTCCCAATAGAAAAGAATTCTTTTTACAAATGGAAGATGACTTATATATAAACCTCAAAGCAAAATCTAAAGAAAATATATTTAAAGATTACATATCATTTCTAAGTGAAATGGGAGAAGAGTCGCCATTGCTAGATACTGTAGCTCACAGATTTTTAGTGCAAATAGAAACTACAGCTATGAGTAAAACATATAAAATGCCATTATTATTAGCATTCTATAACGATGGAAATATGATAATGAAACTTGATAAAAGTGATATAGCAAAATCTTTTAGGAATTTTTATAGTTACGGTTCTAACGGCATAGATATGAAAAAGCATAAATCAACAGAAGACTATAAGTTATGGAATTATGATAAATATTATAAATTAGCCAAAGATAATCCAATAAATGCTTTATGCAAAACCCATGGAGAATTCTTTACCTTTGAAAATGATAAATTTTATCTATCAAAATCACTAGAATCATATATTAACAATGAAGAATTTTTAGGTCATTTTAAAGATATAATTGATTTTAGAACAGTGGAGTATTATAAGATGAGATTTGATAATGAGGCTTAG
- a CDS encoding sulfite exporter TauE/SafE family protein encodes MWTIILVTFIAGLGAGLGTGLAGLSAAAVVSPMLITFLKVPAYEAIGIALASDVLASAVSAYTYGHNKNIDLKNGIVMLISVLIFTFVGSFLASLVPNHAMGNFSKIMTLIVGLKFIFRPIMNTEDNMKESSEKKKIVNSILCGILIGFVCGFVGAGGGMLLLLVLTGFLGYELKMAVGTSVFIMTFTALTGALSHFYIGGSPDLKIMLLCILFTFIWARIGARWANKADVKKLNRVTGIILTLLGIVMFVA; translated from the coding sequence ATGTGGACTATAATATTAGTTACCTTTATAGCAGGACTGGGAGCAGGACTAGGGACAGGATTAGCAGGGCTTTCGGCGGCAGCAGTTGTTTCGCCTATGTTGATTACATTTTTAAAAGTTCCTGCCTATGAAGCTATTGGTATAGCATTAGCTTCAGATGTACTTGCTTCGGCTGTATCAGCATATACATATGGACATAATAAAAATATAGATTTGAAGAATGGGATAGTGATGTTGATATCTGTGTTAATTTTCACTTTTGTAGGAAGTTTTCTAGCATCATTAGTACCTAATCACGCTATGGGTAATTTCTCAAAAATAATGACTTTAATAGTTGGATTAAAATTTATTTTTCGTCCAATAATGAATACTGAAGATAATATGAAAGAAAGCAGTGAAAAAAAGAAAATTGTAAATTCAATTCTTTGTGGGATATTAATCGGATTTGTCTGTGGGTTTGTTGGTGCAGGAGGAGGAATGCTTCTTCTTTTAGTACTAACAGGATTTCTTGGATATGAACTTAAGATGGCAGTAGGAACAAGTGTATTTATTATGACATTTACAGCATTAACAGGAGCTTTGTCACATTTTTATATCGGAGGAAGTCCAGATTTAAAGATAATGCTATTATGTATCCTATTTACATTTATATGGGCACGAATTGGTGCAAGATGGGCTAATAAAGCTGATGTAAAAAAATTAAATAGAGTAACGGGGATCATATTGACCTTATTAGGAATTGTGATGTTTGTTGCATAA
- a CDS encoding nitroreductase family protein, with amino-acid sequence MDILEIMKARHSVRSYLDKKIEGETKAKLLQCIEECNKESGLNIQGCFDEPKAFDSFLAHYGKFNNVNNYIAIVGKKSKDLQEKIGYYGEKIVLKAQELGLNTCWVAMTYSKGKSPCKIESDEKLHIVIAIGYGATAGIAHKSKKIEELSTCEGEMPDWFKRGMEAATLAPTAMNQQKFMFYLNGNKVKLKDKMAFYSKIDLGIVKYHFEVAAGKENFIWD; translated from the coding sequence ATGGATATATTAGAAATTATGAAGGCAAGACATTCAGTAAGAAGTTATCTTGATAAAAAAATTGAAGGGGAAACAAAGGCTAAATTATTACAATGTATTGAAGAATGTAATAAGGAAAGTGGTCTTAATATACAAGGATGTTTTGATGAGCCTAAGGCATTTGATTCATTTTTAGCACATTATGGAAAGTTTAATAATGTTAATAACTATATTGCAATTGTAGGGAAAAAGAGTAAGGATCTACAAGAGAAGATTGGGTACTATGGAGAAAAAATAGTATTAAAGGCTCAAGAGTTAGGTTTAAATACTTGCTGGGTGGCAATGACATATAGTAAAGGAAAAAGTCCATGTAAAATAGAGAGTGATGAAAAATTACATATTGTTATTGCTATTGGCTATGGAGCTACAGCAGGTATAGCACATAAAAGCAAAAAAATCGAAGAATTATCTACTTGTGAAGGAGAAATGCCAGATTGGTTCAAGAGAGGAATGGAGGCAGCAACATTAGCACCAACAGCAATGAATCAACAAAAATTCATGTTTTACTTAAATGGTAATAAAGTAAAACTTAAAGATAAAATGGCATTCTATTCAAAAATAGATTTAGGAATAGTTAAGTATCATTTTGAAGTTGCAGCAGGAAAAGAAAACTTTATATGGGATTAG